From Rhinatrema bivittatum unplaced genomic scaffold, aRhiBiv1.1, whole genome shotgun sequence, one genomic window encodes:
- the LOC115081656 gene encoding killer cell lectin-like receptor subfamily B member 1B allele C, protein MAGEVLYADLKLPGASSQPPCLASGQTQPQCPQWHRPALRVSGVLNLLLLLAVIALSVFGFLCNQEKVPTKSNKPLETTSSTKYGNSCTSPATAAPCPCLPGNGSCPMNWLRHKGKCYYFSRDTERSWSRSREDCAERDSQLLLIQEQEEKDFIHHQAGARYHWIGLHIPAPGRNWTWLDDSPFNQTLVSVSGSMGQDQCVAVDKSRFYSDSCSSLYEWICQKEAKK, encoded by the exons ATGGCAGGAGAGGTCCTTTACGCTGACCTAAAGCTTCCTGGGGCATCCTCCCAGCCGCCGTGCCTTGCCAGTGGTCAGA CCCAGCCGCAGTGCCCGCAGTGGCACCGTCCAGCCCTCAGAGTAAGCGGGGTCCTtaatcttctcctcctcctggcgGTCATTGCCCTCAGCGTTTTCG GTTTCCTGTGCAATCAGGAGAAGGTCCCTACGAAGAGCAATAAAcctctggagaccacatctagCACCAAGTATGGGAATTCATGTACAAGCCCTGCAACAG CAGCCCCGTGTCCTTGTCTTCCTGGAAACGGATCCTGCCCCATGAACTGGCTCCGGCACAAGGGAAAGTGCTATTACTTCTCTAGAGACACtgagaggagctggagcaggagccgTGAGGACTGTGCAGAGAGGGACTCTCAGCTCCTGCTGatacaggagcaggaggagaag GATTTCATACACCATCAGGCAGGGGCCAGGTATCACTGGATCGGACTTCACATCCCAGCACCGGGGAGGAACTGGACCTGGCTGGACGACTCCCCCTTCAATCAAACGCT GGTCTCTGTATCGGGGTCCATGGGACAGGACCAGTGCGTGGCAGTGGATAAGAGCAGGTTTTATTCTGATTCCTGCAGCAGTCTCTATGAATGGATTTGCCAGAAAGAAGCTAAGAAGTAG